A region of Plectropomus leopardus isolate mb chromosome 16, YSFRI_Pleo_2.0, whole genome shotgun sequence DNA encodes the following proteins:
- the sptlc2b gene encoding serine palmitoyltransferase 2b: MTESSANKLLNGDACHRTANGKKSGKNGFVKSHCLFQQPQKYRRPGEKNQNVPHNSSLYKKPFVESFEETPLLVAVLTYMGYGILTVFGYLRDFLRHWGIEKCHVAREKEEQKDFVPLYQDFENFYTRNLYMRIRDNWNRPICSVPGAKMDLVERVTHDYNWTFEHTGKVVKDVINMGSYNYLGFAENTGACADAAIEATEKYGVGVGSTRCEIGNLDIHEELEQLVARFLGVESSMAFGMGFATNSMNIPALTGKGCLILSDELNHASLVLGARLSGSTIRVFKHNNMQSLEKLLRDAIAHGQPRTHRPWKKILIVVEGIYSMEGSIVRLPEVVALKKRYKAYLYLDEAHSIGALGPNGRGVVDYFGLDPKDVDIMMGTFTKSFGAAGGYIGGKTELIDYLRSHSHSALYATSMSPPVAQQIITSMKIIMGEDGTTLGADRLRQLSENTTYFRRKLREMGFIIYGNDDSPVVPMMLYMPAKIGAFGREMVKRNIGTVVVGFPATPIIESRARFCVSAAHTREMLDTALEAISEVGDLLQLKYSRREQPLPSLGWMAEESLLQD, from the exons ATGACGGAAAGCTCCGCCAACAAGCTGCTGAACGGGGACGCCTGTCACCGGACCGCCAACGGGAAAAAATCCGGTAAAAATGGCTTCGTGAAGAGCCACTGCCTGTTTCAACAGCCGCAGAAGTATCGTCGCCCCGGGGAGAAG aacCAAAATGTCCCACACAACTCCAGCCTGTACAAGAAGCCCTTTGTGGAATCGTTTGAGGAGACTCCTCTCCTTGTGGCCGTGCTCACCTACATGGGCTACGGCATCCTCACCGTCTTTGGCTACCTCCGAGACTTTCTTCGCCACTGGGGCATCGAAAAGTGTCATGTGGCTCGGGAGAAAGAAGAGCAGAAG GATTTTGTCCCCCTCTATCAGGACTTTGAGAACTTTTACACCAGGAACCTGTACATGAGGATCCGAGACAACTGGAACAGACCTATCTGCAGCGTCCCTGGTGCTAAGATGGACCTGGTGGAGAGAGTTACTCACGACTACAACTGGACCTTCGA GCACACGGGCAAAGTGGTGAAGGACGTCATCAATATGGGCTCATACAACTACCTCGGCTTCGCTGAGAACACCGGGGCTTGTGCTGACGCTGCTATTGAGGCCACAGAGAAGTACGGAGTTGGAGTGGGCAGCACTCGATGTGAGATTG GGAACCTGGACATTCATGAGGAGCTGGAGCAGTTGGTCGCCAGGTTCCTGGGTGTTGAGTCATCGATGGCTTTTGGAATGGGCTTCGCTACGAACTCCATGAACATTCCTGCTCTCACTGGGAAG GGCTGTCTTATTCTGAGTGACGAGCTGAATCACGCGTCCCTGGTGCTGGGTGCCCGCCTGTCCGGCTCCACAATTCGGGTCTTCAAACACAACA ACATGCAGAGCCTGGAGAAGCTGCTGAGAGACGCTATCGCACACGGGCAGCCGAGAACCCACCGACCCTGGAAGAAGATTCTCATCGTGGTGGAGGGCATTTACAG TATGGAGGGGTCCATCGTGCGTTTGCCGGAGGTCGTCGCTCTGAAGAAGCGCTACAAGGCGTACCTGTACCTGGACGAGGCCCACAGTATCGGGGCCCTGGGGCCAAACGGCAGAGGAGTGGTGGACTACTTTGGCCTGGATCCCAAAGATGTCGACATCATGATGGGAACATTCACCAAAAGCTTCGGTGCTGCTGGAGGATACATCGGAGGCAAAACG GAGCTTATCGACTACCTGCGGAGCCACTCTCACAGTGCGCTGTACGCCACCTCCATGTCCCCTCCTGTGGCTCAGCAGATCATCACCTCCATGAAGATCATCATGGGAGAAGACGGGACCACACTGG GTGCCGATCGCCTCAGACAGCTGTCAGAAAACACCACATACTTCCGCAGGAAACTCCGTGAAATGGGCTTCATCATCTACGGAAACGATGACTCGCCTGTAGTACCCATGATGCTCTACATGCCTGCCAAAATTGG GGCGTTTGGTCGGGAGATGGTGAAGAGAAACATCGGCACGGTGGTCGTCGGCTTCCCGGCAACACCCATCATCGAGTCGAGGGCACGTTTCTGCGTTTCTGCTGCTCACACCAGAGAGATGCTCGAC